One Nothobranchius furzeri strain GRZ-AD chromosome 7, NfurGRZ-RIMD1, whole genome shotgun sequence genomic window, taaagaggaagtaacatgatGAACCTatgcatcaatttgtgaagggctagaaataaaaatattgccctctgctacgttcctctgagatgctgaagatgGTGAAGAtaaaacagttgatttaaaagatgcatcagtgttgtcagatagagaccgactatagtgaaatttagtttcatgtctcgagaactcagttataaaaaactcaaaggttatcagaaagtggtccgagaggactggattatgtggaaatattgttatttcctcacactgtatgccataagtcagcacaaggtctaatgtatgatggcaggagtgggtagagctatgtattctttgggtaaaaccaattgagtctaagatattactaaaggctacactgaggctatcattttcaatgcccacatgaatgttaaaatcccccactacaatgaccttatcagtgtttagcaccaaatcagataaaaaatcagagatcttatccagaaactcagagtaagggcctggtggataatacaaaactacaaacaagagtggttttacagttttgcaatcgggATTAGGAAAACTTagaagatgttcaaaagaactgtaactattattTGGTACGGGACTGATTAATAggcctgaatgaaaaatggttgccactcctcctcctcgcccagtatttcgagcaatatgattatttaaataattagaaggagtcgactcatttaaactaacagtcctcttgctgcagccaggattctgtgagagagagcaaagaaatctgattatcacaaatcaagtaatccactagggctgtcgcggtaaccgcaaaaatgaaatatcgcaatatgaagaagcccaccgtgcTGCATCATTGGCCACcgtgattactgaacttggttcaactcaatgatgcatgttgagaaggatggctgcactggtatcaaaatgaAACgtcacttcgctcctttgggagcactttggttttcagtacgtcagctgctgcgcagccagagtccttggccgagatagagctgccaccagcggcaaaaaaataataataaacgctcggagacctgctgaagtacaggacaagcactgcttctgcaaccgtcccgaagagagtttgagccgagctggagctcactcgctacctgtaggaggaatgcatccaccctaaagaaacccccctgacatggtggagcaacaaccgggagagattccctttgctcgccagagtcgcacgcaagtacgtgtgcgttagtgcaacgagcgcaccatccgagagggttttcagtgttgctggaaatgttgccacccctctcagatcctctctcaaaccgtatatggttaacatgctggttttccttgtaggcaacaaggacgtgaccgagctataaatcaccgtcattcgtgtgtgtgaaagtgaaagtgaaatgatagtgcgcccgcccccccggcgcgcccggtacatgtaattttttatgcttgattttaaacaactaaacaaaatggggacttgtttcttatttgttagatgctgcagccaaatttgcatttaaaagtttaacctcctgaattttgttgtttgtaagttcagtcggactccgactgtcggagaaacaaacgttactgcgatctgtgttgttactgccctttgatctgcattcagtaaagtgttataaaaaaaggcacggcaatttttaaccttttttaaatgtgtaaacattatgtttagatagtactgcaataaaaaaaagggctgcaataatatcgcacaccgcaatattaagccaccctgaatcaccgcagggggaattcctcaaccgcgacagccctataatCAACATTTAATTgtcctagttttctgctcagttgaatttgttctaatatttatgagatttccatgatttgctttatttagCCTGATatataatctgtgtggttttggccatgGGCAGGACACCTTTCAATGGGGTAgtaggtgggtaacagtacagaagctgtacAAAgtgcaaagcggagactcacctcttacatcaggaagaatccgcacgtttcgagctttatccattctttcataatcctttgttgaattgtgatcggcagaagcttttctggttcgtgcttcacttttttttttacagcagctgaccaaaacgatctcctaacacatggattttctgcttcctgatcatgtgacgcatgcggataaagatcggctttagagctgagatgttagtTCTCACGGTGTCGGGGCTCATCCGATGCCCACacggtaaaaaaatgcaaatgacaactttagtcataaatggcagtgaatgagttaatgacattaaaagttttattttgttaaagtaTGCCACTATTTTTGGGAGAAGGACAGCACATGTGTGATATAAAACGTGGCCTTCAGAGACCAGAAGCTGTTGGGTTTATTACGGTGCTCCATGAATCCACAGTGCAGTGCACTTTGTGGGGATTTCCGAGTCCGACAAGTTTTTCGGTGTTGTGAGTTTAAAAAATGTGACTGAAGCAGCGTGAATGTTGCTTATTttcattgcccctcggggattattaaagttttttttttatttgaatttgaattaccTTCCCATTCCACTTCACCAGTAACTCTTCCAGTTTTAAAAATGCCGGTTGTTTTGGCAACATCTTGTATTTCCTACCTTTGTTTCGTTGAtctttgtgatttttctttatgtgatgagtgctatgtaaataaactttacttacctaCTTacggagttacaaccaatcagcatgaggtaACAAGAAGTCTAGCCCAGCAACTCTTTTCTGCGTACACGCCCCAGTTCAGGAACGCGGCTGGTCCCTAAAATGGCCCGGTGACGGTCTGGTAAAAGAAATTTTGGAAGTGGAAACGGGGCCACATGGTTCacatcctttcagaataaaagtatgGATAGCTTTTAACTGTTAAGCCTAGCAACAGCCCATTGCACTGCAGCAGTACAAACTAActcactttttcttttttttcttttttttttacttaacaaAGCTATTTTTTCAAGTAAATACCAGACCTCAACTTGTCGTGTTGCTTTTTTGGCTCCTAGTGCttcagtgttttttcttttttacgcGCTAAAGCCGACACCTTTAACACGTCCTCTAAGAGCCTCTTTACACAACACTTTGAAGAAGCAAAAAATAGAGTAGCAGCAGTCCTCACTATCTTTCAGAAATGGCCACAACCACCCGTAATTCCACTCTCTACCTGGCCATTGCAGCGCGAGTGTGTCTGTAaagcctctcctctcctccccgcAACCTCCCCTTCtatctctcctgctctcctgggtaATTTGTTGTGTAAATACGGTGCTACTTACAGCTGACGGGCCCTTTCAGCTGTGGCGCTGGAAATGCAATTAGGGCCAGCAAACATCTCCTTTGTTATCACCGGAGGGTGCGACGCTCATTGTGGTCCCCCTTTGcaatggatggggggggggggagtattgATCGCTATCAGCTTTGAGGAGGGGATTACTAATGAAGCTATCTGAAAGCCTTTTGTGATCTGTAAAGTTAGCacgtacacgtgtgtgtgtgtgtgtgtgtgtgtgtgtgtgtgtgtgtgtgtgtgtgtgtgtgtgtgtgtgtgtgtgtgtgtgtgtgtgtgtgtgtgtgtgtgtgagtgtgtgtgtgttactaaatGTAGGTATTACATTTGCCATCCTGTTGAGAATTGTCTCCTATTGTTGAGCTCTGCTGCCTCTAGTGGCATGTACTGTAGTTGCACCTGCCATCATTATTTATCCCTGTAAAACGTCCGGAGTTCGACATGTTAAGTCTTTTCTGATTGTTCTACAACAACTGTGTTGTTCAGGAGAAATCTCGGGATGATTCAGTCTAAGGTTCAGCAGCATGACACGCTGAGAGAAACCTCCAAATGTTCTGCCATAATGTTCACATGAAGGCATGACTGGGGAAAAGTGGCTTTTAGGGGCTTttcatttcatatttgtatgagAGTCCTTGTTTATTGCACCCACCCTGTGCGGGACTTTTGACCGTCCCAAAGAAACCTGCGAAGTGTACCTGCTCACTCACACCTAACGCTCTATTTTTCCAGCTTTGCCAACCTCATGCTGGTTAAAATCATGGTGGAGAGCCATTATCCTGCCAAGAGCAGAACTTTAGGCCAACACTTCAGCACAGTCTGACGTTCTGCTCATGCAGCACAGTGATTGTGGCTCTGCGCTCACACAGTCATTAAGTAACCCAACTACACAAAAGGATTATTATCCCCCCATTCTGAGTCAAGCTGCTCTAATACCTTTTCTTGTTTGGGAGACTTTGAAGCAGAATGGCATTTTTCTTTGTCCCTGTTTGATGTGCACGTAGGCGCCTGTGGACAAACGATTAGCTTCATTCCTTTCCGTCATTGTtcctttgtgtttatttttccccTTATGTGGTTTAATTTCATACATTGTTTTTGCATAATTATTGTTTtctaaaataatgtttttaaatGCAACTTCGAAACAGCTTTGAAAAGGTGTCTGGTGTTGAGGTCGAGGTGCTCGTATGCCATATTAATGTAATCTTTTTTTAtcgtttttttattgtttttcttttccaacacagttgattgacctgtgcagcagctcatcgggctctccAGAAGCCACCtgaatgaaatcaggtgtgttgaaacgggGAAAACACTAAAGCATGTGAGatagcagccctcgaggaccggagtttgacacctgtgctttacaggattaatgaaatCCGGTCTTTATTGcccccagaatattccacttgcaacttcacaagtgccggtccggtctgctgggacttagaaaaaaatagaGCTGACCTACCTGGCGCTGCTGTCTggcttcagcatgttttagatcatgaacagagCTGAtgcgtttaatttagtgatgaatcactcctgtagatacTTAGGAACGCtgagagacgtttcagctgttagattaaagtgtcTCATATGTAGAGATACTTGATCTTAAGTGCCACCGTAGATACTGTACATGCTTGTTGGTTCTCTCTCAACTCTACCATAGAAGCACTGCGTCAAGTCATGAAGACAGTCCAGTCAACATGACATGGACTTCAGTTCCTTGTGAAGGTGTTGTGATGATTAATGAGgacacattaaagagcaagtcacccccaaataaacattttttttgctgataaactaaataaacgagtgtctaatcgtgctgcagacacgtgtcgtcaataatttggcacttcagtgcatcttagttcaaatttaaatattctgcctaaaactggcagtgttgtgccgttgtcaggtaaaaactctgcactgtatttgaatttaaatctgccaccgctattggctaagaagtatgctatgatgtaaactggtacattatgatgtcacaatgctgtcgtgagcctgagtgtgtgtgtatttgttagcggctccgccctctcggtttgccaggcaacagcatgtgttgcatttttcaaacatgaaatgggagtggagttagactctggtaggggttgacttgcttttTAATCATTGTTGTTAGCATGTATAAGAAAATCTAAAGTGTGATAAAATCTCTTTTTGTTCATGTAGATTCAAGTGAATCAAAATGGATAGACTTGACACCACAGTTGCCTGGTGTCATACCGATATTAATCACATTTTCCTTTATGAAACAGCTTTATTGCGCTAACTTGAGGACATATACGTTTTCTATATAACGGATTTATTTATTCCTTTtcctggaaaagggtagaatgcctgctccaggtcagggatgaggtcctgcctcgagTGGAGAAGTTTAAAGTATCTTGGggcgagatcgacaggcagattggtgctgcttctGTAGTGAAGCGGGCGTTGTGCCGATCAttgtaaagagagagctgagctggaagctgaaactctcgatttaccggtagatctacgttctaatgggctcgacacatgggaagCGACGTCGCCTCTCCATtcgttttcaatgagacatgcgcgacaaagcgataatcgcgggtctccctcctactaagcgaaacgcgaaaaacgtgcgtgtgaaatttagcgctcgtgcacgtgtcgtgcacaggcgacccagcgacgcgatcccagaaagttgaaatattttcaacttttcatcgctgtcgctcggacgaggaccaatcaacggaggtttcattcactgaccaatgagcggacaggatgctccgtacacctccgagcaaacatgaagaagttatgtttatatagtaaaatcaggagtaagatttcacataactctagcagcaccttgtgaaagatCATGTCTACcaatttttaactctgaaccgcttaaataaccttaattccctccaacctgacacagccaatcaaaacaacggaagtttcgatttcgccatggaacaaacCGCGTcatcggctttgccgctggccgtgtgtgtcaggtaataaaagcgacagcgacgaatttcgctgatcgcggtcgtttgtcgcctcccgtgtgtcgagccccttaccctcacctgtggtcattagCTCTGGGTAGTAACCAAAagaaagcggctgaaatgagttttctccgcagagtatctgggctctcccttagagatagggtgagaagctcggtcagccaggaggggctcggagtagatctgctgttcctccacattgagaggagacagttgaggtggctcaggcatatggttaggatgcctcctggacgcctccctggtgaggttttccaggcacgtccaacgggGAGGAACTCcaggggaagacccaggacaccctgAAGGGACTGCCTggcgattcccccggaggagctggcccaagtggctggggagagggaagtttgggcctctgcttaggctgctgcccctgcgacccgactccagataagtggctgaaaacagATGATgatgtaaatataaaaaatacatgtaattAATAACTAAATTAATCAGCTTCCACTGGTATTAGCAACCTGTTAATCGCTTATTTTGGCAGCTAGTCTGAAGTCACAGCCATATTTTTGTTGTTCCTCTTTTTTACTGAAGCAAACAAAAATACCAATCAGTCATTGTTATTTTCATTCAGCAAAATACAAAAGAACTGAGCATTTCTGTGTTTGTGTCACCAGGTTAACGGTGTCATTTCACACAAGAAGGGCGCGTAAACAAAACAACGGTGGTGGAAGAAGTACttgatggttttttttttcacttattTAAAAGTACAAATACAGGTGTATAAATgattacttaagtaaaagtagaagatccTAAGAATTGACTTAAAGGGATACCAGgcagtttagcttgcttttagcaccccctagtgtccaaagtgaaactatctcctcgctgtgcatttgtctttacaACACCTTAGTGACTCGTTAAATGTCGTTAAGTGCGGTCTGTAAACGCAGTCCTCGCTGACGTAGAGTGTGTGAGATCTTACAGGCTGGTACTCGGGTGTCACTGGTAAAGGAGATGTTTTCAGGACAGCGTTGTCGTTTCTAGACTAAAGATGAGCTTTGAACGATGGCAGAGATGATTGGCAAGCGGATACAGAACCTTTCCCGAGGTTGTTGTGTGTGAAGGTGTGTGCACTTTCTAAAAACTTGTGCACATACAAGTCAAGAAAGCTGCATAAATCCATAAGTATCAAACTGTACATGCATGGATCTAAGCATTTCCATTTTTTAGCCCTGTGGACCTTAACTGCTCACTTtgatacatgttttttttttaaatatgcagATAGATGTTCTccaagtcagggatgaggtcctgccctaagtggaggagtttaagtgtgttCACGGGTGAGTGAGAGATGCGGATCGGcgctgcgtctgcggtgatgcaggcgttgtaccgatgTGTCATAGTGAAGAGAGAGTTGATTGTGttgcaaagcaccttgggggggttccaggactctagaaggtgctatatcaaatacaagccatttactatCGTGGTGATGGCCACATTCAGGATGGTGCTCATTTAGGGTTGACCCCGCCTGCCAAATGAAAGTCCAACTTGTGATCGAAAAGCTCTCCTGAAATCAGCGATCCATACTGGCCCACGATGCCCCGCTCTGACCCAGACCGTTCCACTCAGTGGAACTGGGACATAAGAGCACAGCTGACCTGAAGCAGTCTCATtaagggttaaaaaaaatcctGTCTCTGAATGCTCGCTCTCTTCACACCGCCCGGTCTGCAGGAGTGCTTGTTGGGAGATTTATGTTCTGCAGCACTTTGCTTATGCTTTAAGCCTCGCTCATAGACGTGCAACACTCATCTTGTGGCTCTGGCGTGAACAATGATTTTCACATTAGCAGTTTCCCAGCATGCCCACTAGGTGTCACTAAACACTTGAATTAACTTCTGTGTGGATACCTAGTACACGATGGGACCCCCGGTTCCGGCTGTAGTTTGTAGCGGTCAGATGTACTAATCCATCAGCATAAATCCAAACACAGCTCCTGTTCTGCTGAATCCAAGCAGCACACAATTGGGTCAAGTTGGCTAGAGCTGAGATGTAAATAGGCTTCCAGGAAACCATACCTGATTAAGAACAAGCACCTTAAAAGGTTTTGACCAGCTGTTCAGTCATCCGCTGGTGTATAGTTTATTAGCTACAGATTCTAATAACACTGTGGCTGATAGGCCACGGAGCTTCTATGCATGTTCTGTGTGAGTTGACCCTTTGCATATTAGACACGATCCAGCGGCTCCATTCTCAGGAAGCTTGTCAGCTCATCTTGTTCGGAGCCAATGCAGCATCCATAAACGTAACTGGTAATTGAAGAGAAGAAACGGATGCACCGTTTCACTGTTTGCACCTTTTCATGCACAGTCGGTGATTTATTAGTCGTTCCTTTGAGAGGAATTATTTCGCATGACAGCAGCTGCAGTTATTTATGATATAAGGATTACTCAGGgatttgttgtgtgtgtggcaAGACTTCAGATTCCAAAGAACGACGTGGCTAAGTGTAATTAATTTAGCTGAAGACAGATTAAAAATAGTACAATCTGATGGAATATTTTCATGATAATCTAGATTTTTGAATATATCACCACATATAAACAAACGCCAACTTTGAACTGGTCTTAAATGTGTTCTGTAGCACCTTAAAATCAATATTACATGTTAAGTCCAAATAATAAAGCTATAATATAAGATTTTTTTGTTAATTTCGACCATCTGACAGGATAAACAATGCCTTTATGTAACCACTTGAGGGCAGTGCTGCTTGTTTTTCCAGCTTTAGATACTCAGAAGTGTTTAACGTCCAAAATAAAACCCTGGTTTGAGATGAAGAATTTGTATGTtgatattttttttaataaatagcCACATTAAATTTTCCCTTTCTAGATCTAAGTTAACCAAAATATAAAACACCTCATGTAACTCTAGTGGTCAAATTTGATGTTGTTTGAGTAGATTTGTTTGTTCTTTAAGcagaaaatgaaaatttcctgttttAGTGTAAAAGGATACGTGAATTTCTGCAGTGGATGATAAAATACCATAAAGTCAAAAAGTCCTTTCACATCGCGGCTCGTAGAACCAACACGCTTCCTCGTAGACGTTGTTATTGTGCTAATTAGCAGTTAATCACATCATTCTTCTCCTTCCAGGTAACCAGGTCCTGGAGTTTGGGAAGCTGGTGAGCACCTCCAACACCTATGAGCCCGCTGAACGAGGAGATCCACGGAAGGCTGTAACTGTGTCCACAGACAAACCTCTGCTCTGGAGCATGGGCATTCATAAAAATGGAGTAAAGAAAACATCTCAGAGAAATCAGGTTAATCAGAATGTATGATTTTGaatcaagcaccatcttacattggtgatcttcttagtccctacacccccagcaggtccctgaggtccagtgatcaaagcccactggttgtgcagcaccaggcgtaagaccaaaggtgacagatcatctgctgctgtggcccccccagactctggaactctctccccctgagcctgagatcagtggaccacctattccaccttcctcaggatccactgatttccctctttgctcattttgaatatatttttacatttttttgtttttgtgaagtgcctcgtgatttttatcttgaggcgctatagaaaagatcttttcttcctcATTTACATCagaggtggggaaccctggtccaaggGCCGCTATccggcatattttagtttcaaccctgcatcaaacgattaacgggcttctgcagagcttgatgagttgctgaacaggtgaatcaaccactaaatcaggagtgttggagcaaagacgtgcaggataccggccctcgagaacCAGGGTTCCCCTCTGCTGATTTACATCATAAATGATGGAAAGAAGGTGTAAACATGAATTTCCCTTCATCGCTCCTTTATACATTCTGCAGATTACTACTTCCAGAACCAGAGACCTGCTTAGTAGAAATGTTTAAATTAAGCTATTTTTGATTCAACTTTTCATGTCAAACATTTTTTATCACCAATATAATAAAATTTTtaagaaagaaaaacagtttCTGGCTTTCACTCATTTTATTTACAGAGAAATATAAATGTTGAGAACAGAATGTAAAAAATGCTgttctttgtttctttttttcatcACATCGGTACGATAACACTATGAAGCCACCATGTCTCCAGAGATCCATATTTTTCCCATTTTGCTTGATCCGGATTTAACCACCACTACAAGAAAAACAATGAGGGCAATGTTAGTAGATGGAGACACAAAAAACGTTATGgaaaaatttaaacacacacatttgTGCTGCATTTAAAGGTTTGTTTACACcagcattaaagagcaagtcacccccaaatcaactttttttcctgataaactataaatgcgtgtctaatcgtgctgcagacacgtgtaatcaatagttttgcactttagtgcattttagttaaaatttaaattttctgcctgaaactgtcagtgttgtgccgctgacaggtaaaaagtctgcactgcatttgaatttaaatctgccaccgctattggctaagaggtatgctatgatgtaaactggtacattatgatgtcacaatgtcgtgagtgtgtgtatttgttagtggctccaccctctcggtctgctaggcaacagcatttgtgtcatttttcaaacatgacgtGGGAGTAGAGCAcgcttcttgtagggggtgacttgctctttaaataaaaagtGCAATGTAGTTAATTTATCATTTGTTATAAAAAAAAGGTTTAAAGGAACTTTATACTTTGCTTTTAAATGCACTCATTAAATTATTGCATAGTGAATTTTATTGTAACACCACCAGTGTTTGGACCATTTCTCTGTAACCGTTATGATCTTATAAATGCATATTTATTTGGTTAAGCTAATCCCATCATTTCAGTCTTTGACCATTCACACACAAACCATATAAATCTGTATAGATCTCCATTTAATCAACAACTGAAAGCACAAAAAGGGTTTAACTTACACAATGATGTTGTTGATTGGGATGTGGATGAGCTTGACAAAGAAGCCGATGAATCCCATGATAGCAAACCCGATCGCTGTGGCCATGGCTATCTTCTgaaactctggggaaaaaaaacaattgtttatttaatctgaAATGTGAGTTAAAATAAACTTGCTCAGACACTTGAAATAATGTAAAAACTTACCTTTTCTGTCGGGTTTTGTGCATCTCTTGACGAGTCTGATGGAGTCTTTCACAAACTGCCGGCTGGGCTCAACAAACTGCATGACTTGATCCATGATGACTTTAGGGCTACGGAGTAAAATAAGATGAATCTAAAGAGTAGCCAACATTCAATCGGTGCTAACGCTAACTGTAGCTAAAAAGGACTTTTTAGCTTGAGTTAACGTCACTATTGGCAGTACACCACTGATAATCTTCTTTTCCATCACACATATATTGGTATACTAAACAATAAACGTTATATTCAACTGTGAATTACGTACACGTGAATAAATTCAAGTGAAACACTCTCCAGCTAGCTTAATTTTAAACCAAGGTAATAACGCCAACGCTTGAAGTAACGTTTAGGTACAAAACCGAGAAACACTAGAATGTTTCAAATAGGAAATTATAAATAATGTTAAACGttaaaaataatgttttaaaGATGATTGATTTTACCTATTTTCGATGAAGCGCCTGGTGAGAAGACAGAAGAACGAGTAAACAGCCACGTAGCTTTACCTCGAAGAAATGCAAAGAGCTGACGTAGACTTAAACGGCGCATGCGTGAAGTGTCTATCCGGTTCTCTTTGTTTACTTTTTACACTGCCACCTGCAGTTTGGGAGGTTTCATTACgggcatttatttgttttttgctgAACCGGCAGAAAAAGATCCTGAGATATCAATTATTTCTGTAGATTATAATAGAAGAGAGATAAAACCTAAACGTGTTTTTATTGTTAAACATTAGTTACTATTTGTCCATTCTCTTTCTCAGGAAGATtgttaagctgagtccc contains:
- the sec61g gene encoding protein transport protein Sec61 subunit gamma codes for the protein MDQVMQFVEPSRQFVKDSIRLVKRCTKPDRKEFQKIAMATAIGFAIMGFIGFFVKLIHIPINNIIVGG